In Aquipuribacter hungaricus, the following proteins share a genomic window:
- a CDS encoding PD-(D/E)XK nuclease family protein: GLRLVPAHLSASQVVALADDAAAALADLARPVPRRPSRQARRGSRFHEWVEARSGPRHGLFEPDELVGAADDADADADDADLRLLQQRFEASGWATAQVVAVEVPFATPLDLDGRRVVLRGRVDAVLRSTDPRFDLDVVDWKTGRPPGTAESGARDAQLAVYRLAVARLHDVPLDRVGAAFWYGSVGPAGLTRRPARLLDEAGLVRLLSALPGV, from the coding sequence TTGGCCTCCGACTTGTCCCGGCGCACCTGTCCGCCTCGCAGGTGGTCGCGCTCGCGGACGACGCGGCCGCCGCCCTGGCCGACCTCGCGAGGCCGGTGCCGCGGCGCCCGTCGCGCCAGGCCCGCCGGGGCAGCCGGTTCCACGAGTGGGTCGAGGCGCGCAGCGGACCCCGGCACGGCCTGTTCGAGCCCGACGAGCTCGTCGGGGCCGCCGACGACGCGGACGCCGACGCCGACGACGCCGACCTGCGCCTGCTGCAGCAGCGCTTCGAGGCCAGCGGGTGGGCCACCGCGCAGGTCGTCGCGGTCGAGGTGCCCTTCGCGACACCGCTGGACCTCGACGGGCGCCGGGTGGTGCTGCGCGGCCGGGTGGACGCCGTGCTGCGCTCCACCGACCCGCGGTTCGACCTCGACGTCGTCGACTGGAAGACCGGTCGGCCTCCGGGCACCGCCGAGTCGGGGGCTCGGGACGCCCAGCTCGCGGTCTACCGGCTCGCGGTGGCGCGGCTGCACGACGTCCCGCTCGACCGGGTCGGCGCGGCGTTCTGGTACGGCAGCGTCGGGCCGGCCGGTCTCACCCGCCGCCCCGCCCGGCTGCTCGACGAGGCCGGGCTGGTCCGGCTGCTGTCCGCCCTGCCGGGCGTCTAG